The proteins below come from a single Nitrosarchaeum sp. genomic window:
- a CDS encoding pyridoxamine 5'-phosphate oxidase family protein, protein MNRKDEFLKTQKILHLTTIGSKNIPHIVPVWYLYSSKKIYVGTNTKTKKAQNVKKNNKVAFCVDVGVNSPIFGVMGQGNANIILENNKVKKIAKKILARYFKSLQNKSAVELLDNTDCIIEIIPQKFSVWSY, encoded by the coding sequence ATGAACCGCAAAGATGAATTTTTAAAAACCCAAAAAATTTTACATCTTACAACAATAGGAAGTAAAAATATTCCACATATAGTACCTGTATGGTATTTGTATAGTTCAAAAAAAATCTACGTAGGTACAAACACTAAAACCAAAAAGGCACAAAATGTTAAAAAAAATAACAAAGTTGCATTTTGTGTAGATGTAGGAGTAAATTCTCCAATTTTTGGAGTAATGGGTCAAGGAAACGCAAATATCATTTTAGAAAATAACAAAGTAAAAAAAATTGCAAAAAAAATACTTGCAAGGTATTTCAAAAGTTTGCAAAACAAGTCTGCGGTAGAACTATTAGACAATACAGACTGCATTATAGAGATAATTCCACAAAAGTTTTCAGTTTGGAGTTATTAG